A DNA window from Procambarus clarkii isolate CNS0578487 chromosome 3, FALCON_Pclarkii_2.0, whole genome shotgun sequence contains the following coding sequences:
- the LOC123760875 gene encoding zinc finger and BTB domain-containing protein 24 isoform X2 encodes MPGVHTSGWAGEDTSGVTGNDTSGVTANITMSEDDDDYGPPLALKWTDHKQVLTRVMSVLRHKELFADVTLICGEKHYAVHKFVLCTCSSYLEKLLDCAPGDHPVLVLTETPIEAVEAMLDFLYLGQADLRTDNLDQLLDLAHEFRIRGLISSKDYPDKQKCREDAAKPDVAMHMPDNTIKSRKPKDSAEQKHSVDKPDDNPDDDPDDDPDYDPDYDPDDDPDDDPDDYPDDTSETKSNHKKNRDQDAKGSDSVKIMEEMNESKSCRVFQCKYCKQVFDTSIVLERHELSHLEKQFLPCPECPFRTLDKVSLNKHISKHVKAKLFSCPYCPAHHCLEKQHVTHQRRTHPNKKVVINTSSVPTLKSRDKVQKGKSVQECSAASPPFSKKMCKSLRSDSSLLPARESNISNRGGPSLSPTAKVLNSPKSSASSSPSSKVHELIKLSASPPPELPSRAKSVSSLSPPAKVRRISRNSTSPVLPSRKLKRRRSSSSSSVKAKSGKAVMLSSPTPEVPSDNRCSSSSSQSSGVGIRLSMSPSSLQDFSRSSSSSSSIRSPGGSPSNSPPSKYRRTTRSSTKAESLRRQSREK; translated from the exons CGAACATCACAATGTCAGAGGATGATGATGATTATGGACCTCCTCTAGCATTAAAGTGGACAGACCATAAGCAAGTTCTTACTCGGGTTATGTCAGTTTTGCGGCACAAG GAATTGTTTGCTGATGTTACATTGATCTGTGGTGAGAAACATTATGCCGTTCACAAGTTTGTACTATGCACTTGTAGTTCGTATTTAGAGAAGCTACTCGATTGTGCACCGGGTGATCATCCAGTGTTGGTTTTGACGGAAACCCCTATTGAAGCTGTCGAGGCGATGCTCGACTTTTTGTACCTGGGCCAGGCAGATCTTAGAACGGATAATTTGGATCAACTTCTTGATCTTGCGCACGAGTTCAGAATTAGAGGATTAATAAGCTCCAAGGATTATCCAGACAAACAA AAATGCAGAGAGGATGCAGCAAAACCCGATGTTGCGATGCACATGCCAGATAACACCATAAAATCCAGG AAACCCAAGGATTCAGCTGAGCAGAAACATTCGGTGGATAAACCAGATGATAACCCAGATGACGACCCAGATGACGACCCAGATTACGACCCAGATTACGACCCAGACGACGACCCAGACGACGACCCAGACGACTACCCAGATGACACCTCGGAGACAAAG AGTAATCACAAGAAGAACAGGGATCAAGATGCCAAAGGTAGTGACAGTGTAAAAATAATGGAAGAAATGAATGAAAGTAAAAGTTGTAGAGTTTTTCAATGTAAATATTGTAAACAAGTGTTTGATACATCAATTGTATTGGAGAGACATGAATTAAGTCATCTGGAGAAACAGTTCTTACCGTGCCCTGAGTGTCCATTCAGAACACTAGATAAAGTTTCTTTAAACAAGCACATTTCAAAACATGTGAAAGCAAAGCTGTTCTCTTGTCCTTACTGCCCAGCTCATCACTGCCTTGAAAAGCAACATGTTACACACCAGAGACGAACACATCCCAACAAGAAGGTCGTTATTAACACATCTTCAGTTCCAACCTTAAAGTCGCGTGATAAAGTTCAAAAGGGCAAGTCAGTTCAAGAATGTTCGGCAGCATCGCCacctttctcaaagaaaatgtgcAAATCCTTACGCTCGGACTCCTCGCTGTTGCCAGCACGAGAAAGTAATATAAGCAACAGAGGTGGTCCTTCACTCTCACCAACGGCAAAAGTTCTCAATAGTCCAAAATCTAGTGCTTCCTCATCACCATCATCCAAAGTTCACGAATTAATAAAACTGTCAGCATCACCGCCTCCAGAGTTGCCAAGCCGTGCCAAGTCCGTCTCTTCTTTATCGCCACCAGCTAAAGTTCGAAGAATCAGTAGAAATAGTACATCTCCTGTATTGCCATCAAGAAAGCTAAAAAGGCGTAGATCTAGTTCTTCGTCTTCAGTTAAGGCTAAATCTGGTAAGGCAGTTATGTTGTCATCTCCGACGCCAGAGGTGCCAAGTGATAATAGATGTAGTTCATCTTCCTCACAGTCGTCAGGAGTCGGGATAAGATTGAGCATGTCGCCCTCGTCGCTACAAGATTTCTCTAGAAGTTCAAGCTCGAGCTCTTCGATCAGAAGCCCTGGAGGCAGTCCTTCAAATTCACCGCCATCTAAATATCGGCGAACGACAAGATCTAGCACTAAGGCAGAATCATTAAGAAGACAGTCTAGAGAGAAATGA
- the LOC123760875 gene encoding protein hunchback isoform X3, whose protein sequence is MPGVHTSGWAGEDTSGVTGNDTSGVTGEDTCGLTANITMSEDDDDYGPPLALKWTDHKQVLTRVMSVLRHKKCREDAAKPDVAMHMPDNTIKSRKPKDSAEQKHSVDKPDDNPDDDPDDDPDYDPDYDPDDDPDDDPDDYPDDTSETKSNHKKNRDQDAKGSDSVKIMEEMNESKSCRVFQCKYCKQVFDTSIVLERHELSHLEKQFLPCPECPFRTLDKVSLNKHISKHVKAKLFSCPYCPAHHCLEKQHVTHQRRTHPNKKVVINTSSVPTLKSRDKVQKGKSVQECSAASPPFSKKMCKSLRSDSSLLPARESNISNRGGPSLSPTAKVLNSPKSSASSSPSSKVHELIKLSASPPPELPSRAKSVSSLSPPAKVRRISRNSTSPVLPSRKLKRRRSSSSSSVKAKSGKAVMLSSPTPEVPSDNRCSSSSSQSSGVGIRLSMSPSSLQDFSRSSSSSSSIRSPGGSPSNSPPSKYRRTTRSSTKAESLRRQSREK, encoded by the exons CGAACATCACAATGTCAGAGGATGATGATGATTATGGACCTCCTCTAGCATTAAAGTGGACAGACCATAAGCAAGTTCTTACTCGGGTTATGTCAGTTTTGCGGCACAAG AAATGCAGAGAGGATGCAGCAAAACCCGATGTTGCGATGCACATGCCAGATAACACCATAAAATCCAGG AAACCCAAGGATTCAGCTGAGCAGAAACATTCGGTGGATAAACCAGATGATAACCCAGATGACGACCCAGATGACGACCCAGATTACGACCCAGATTACGACCCAGACGACGACCCAGACGACGACCCAGACGACTACCCAGATGACACCTCGGAGACAAAG AGTAATCACAAGAAGAACAGGGATCAAGATGCCAAAGGTAGTGACAGTGTAAAAATAATGGAAGAAATGAATGAAAGTAAAAGTTGTAGAGTTTTTCAATGTAAATATTGTAAACAAGTGTTTGATACATCAATTGTATTGGAGAGACATGAATTAAGTCATCTGGAGAAACAGTTCTTACCGTGCCCTGAGTGTCCATTCAGAACACTAGATAAAGTTTCTTTAAACAAGCACATTTCAAAACATGTGAAAGCAAAGCTGTTCTCTTGTCCTTACTGCCCAGCTCATCACTGCCTTGAAAAGCAACATGTTACACACCAGAGACGAACACATCCCAACAAGAAGGTCGTTATTAACACATCTTCAGTTCCAACCTTAAAGTCGCGTGATAAAGTTCAAAAGGGCAAGTCAGTTCAAGAATGTTCGGCAGCATCGCCacctttctcaaagaaaatgtgcAAATCCTTACGCTCGGACTCCTCGCTGTTGCCAGCACGAGAAAGTAATATAAGCAACAGAGGTGGTCCTTCACTCTCACCAACGGCAAAAGTTCTCAATAGTCCAAAATCTAGTGCTTCCTCATCACCATCATCCAAAGTTCACGAATTAATAAAACTGTCAGCATCACCGCCTCCAGAGTTGCCAAGCCGTGCCAAGTCCGTCTCTTCTTTATCGCCACCAGCTAAAGTTCGAAGAATCAGTAGAAATAGTACATCTCCTGTATTGCCATCAAGAAAGCTAAAAAGGCGTAGATCTAGTTCTTCGTCTTCAGTTAAGGCTAAATCTGGTAAGGCAGTTATGTTGTCATCTCCGACGCCAGAGGTGCCAAGTGATAATAGATGTAGTTCATCTTCCTCACAGTCGTCAGGAGTCGGGATAAGATTGAGCATGTCGCCCTCGTCGCTACAAGATTTCTCTAGAAGTTCAAGCTCGAGCTCTTCGATCAGAAGCCCTGGAGGCAGTCCTTCAAATTCACCGCCATCTAAATATCGGCGAACGACAAGATCTAGCACTAAGGCAGAATCATTAAGAAGACAGTCTAGAGAGAAATGA
- the LOC123760875 gene encoding protein hunchback isoform X4 — protein MPGVHTSGWAGEDTSGVTGNDTSGVTANITMSEDDDDYGPPLALKWTDHKQVLTRVMSVLRHKKCREDAAKPDVAMHMPDNTIKSRKPKDSAEQKHSVDKPDDNPDDDPDDDPDYDPDYDPDDDPDDDPDDYPDDTSETKSNHKKNRDQDAKGSDSVKIMEEMNESKSCRVFQCKYCKQVFDTSIVLERHELSHLEKQFLPCPECPFRTLDKVSLNKHISKHVKAKLFSCPYCPAHHCLEKQHVTHQRRTHPNKKVVINTSSVPTLKSRDKVQKGKSVQECSAASPPFSKKMCKSLRSDSSLLPARESNISNRGGPSLSPTAKVLNSPKSSASSSPSSKVHELIKLSASPPPELPSRAKSVSSLSPPAKVRRISRNSTSPVLPSRKLKRRRSSSSSSVKAKSGKAVMLSSPTPEVPSDNRCSSSSSQSSGVGIRLSMSPSSLQDFSRSSSSSSSIRSPGGSPSNSPPSKYRRTTRSSTKAESLRRQSREK, from the exons CGAACATCACAATGTCAGAGGATGATGATGATTATGGACCTCCTCTAGCATTAAAGTGGACAGACCATAAGCAAGTTCTTACTCGGGTTATGTCAGTTTTGCGGCACAAG AAATGCAGAGAGGATGCAGCAAAACCCGATGTTGCGATGCACATGCCAGATAACACCATAAAATCCAGG AAACCCAAGGATTCAGCTGAGCAGAAACATTCGGTGGATAAACCAGATGATAACCCAGATGACGACCCAGATGACGACCCAGATTACGACCCAGATTACGACCCAGACGACGACCCAGACGACGACCCAGACGACTACCCAGATGACACCTCGGAGACAAAG AGTAATCACAAGAAGAACAGGGATCAAGATGCCAAAGGTAGTGACAGTGTAAAAATAATGGAAGAAATGAATGAAAGTAAAAGTTGTAGAGTTTTTCAATGTAAATATTGTAAACAAGTGTTTGATACATCAATTGTATTGGAGAGACATGAATTAAGTCATCTGGAGAAACAGTTCTTACCGTGCCCTGAGTGTCCATTCAGAACACTAGATAAAGTTTCTTTAAACAAGCACATTTCAAAACATGTGAAAGCAAAGCTGTTCTCTTGTCCTTACTGCCCAGCTCATCACTGCCTTGAAAAGCAACATGTTACACACCAGAGACGAACACATCCCAACAAGAAGGTCGTTATTAACACATCTTCAGTTCCAACCTTAAAGTCGCGTGATAAAGTTCAAAAGGGCAAGTCAGTTCAAGAATGTTCGGCAGCATCGCCacctttctcaaagaaaatgtgcAAATCCTTACGCTCGGACTCCTCGCTGTTGCCAGCACGAGAAAGTAATATAAGCAACAGAGGTGGTCCTTCACTCTCACCAACGGCAAAAGTTCTCAATAGTCCAAAATCTAGTGCTTCCTCATCACCATCATCCAAAGTTCACGAATTAATAAAACTGTCAGCATCACCGCCTCCAGAGTTGCCAAGCCGTGCCAAGTCCGTCTCTTCTTTATCGCCACCAGCTAAAGTTCGAAGAATCAGTAGAAATAGTACATCTCCTGTATTGCCATCAAGAAAGCTAAAAAGGCGTAGATCTAGTTCTTCGTCTTCAGTTAAGGCTAAATCTGGTAAGGCAGTTATGTTGTCATCTCCGACGCCAGAGGTGCCAAGTGATAATAGATGTAGTTCATCTTCCTCACAGTCGTCAGGAGTCGGGATAAGATTGAGCATGTCGCCCTCGTCGCTACAAGATTTCTCTAGAAGTTCAAGCTCGAGCTCTTCGATCAGAAGCCCTGGAGGCAGTCCTTCAAATTCACCGCCATCTAAATATCGGCGAACGACAAGATCTAGCACTAAGGCAGAATCATTAAGAAGACAGTCTAGAGAGAAATGA
- the LOC123760875 gene encoding zinc finger and BTB domain-containing protein 24 isoform X1, with translation MPGVHTSGWAGEDTSGVTGNDTSGVTGEDTCGLTANITMSEDDDDYGPPLALKWTDHKQVLTRVMSVLRHKELFADVTLICGEKHYAVHKFVLCTCSSYLEKLLDCAPGDHPVLVLTETPIEAVEAMLDFLYLGQADLRTDNLDQLLDLAHEFRIRGLISSKDYPDKQKCREDAAKPDVAMHMPDNTIKSRKPKDSAEQKHSVDKPDDNPDDDPDDDPDYDPDYDPDDDPDDDPDDYPDDTSETKSNHKKNRDQDAKGSDSVKIMEEMNESKSCRVFQCKYCKQVFDTSIVLERHELSHLEKQFLPCPECPFRTLDKVSLNKHISKHVKAKLFSCPYCPAHHCLEKQHVTHQRRTHPNKKVVINTSSVPTLKSRDKVQKGKSVQECSAASPPFSKKMCKSLRSDSSLLPARESNISNRGGPSLSPTAKVLNSPKSSASSSPSSKVHELIKLSASPPPELPSRAKSVSSLSPPAKVRRISRNSTSPVLPSRKLKRRRSSSSSSVKAKSGKAVMLSSPTPEVPSDNRCSSSSSQSSGVGIRLSMSPSSLQDFSRSSSSSSSIRSPGGSPSNSPPSKYRRTTRSSTKAESLRRQSREK, from the exons CGAACATCACAATGTCAGAGGATGATGATGATTATGGACCTCCTCTAGCATTAAAGTGGACAGACCATAAGCAAGTTCTTACTCGGGTTATGTCAGTTTTGCGGCACAAG GAATTGTTTGCTGATGTTACATTGATCTGTGGTGAGAAACATTATGCCGTTCACAAGTTTGTACTATGCACTTGTAGTTCGTATTTAGAGAAGCTACTCGATTGTGCACCGGGTGATCATCCAGTGTTGGTTTTGACGGAAACCCCTATTGAAGCTGTCGAGGCGATGCTCGACTTTTTGTACCTGGGCCAGGCAGATCTTAGAACGGATAATTTGGATCAACTTCTTGATCTTGCGCACGAGTTCAGAATTAGAGGATTAATAAGCTCCAAGGATTATCCAGACAAACAA AAATGCAGAGAGGATGCAGCAAAACCCGATGTTGCGATGCACATGCCAGATAACACCATAAAATCCAGG AAACCCAAGGATTCAGCTGAGCAGAAACATTCGGTGGATAAACCAGATGATAACCCAGATGACGACCCAGATGACGACCCAGATTACGACCCAGATTACGACCCAGACGACGACCCAGACGACGACCCAGACGACTACCCAGATGACACCTCGGAGACAAAG AGTAATCACAAGAAGAACAGGGATCAAGATGCCAAAGGTAGTGACAGTGTAAAAATAATGGAAGAAATGAATGAAAGTAAAAGTTGTAGAGTTTTTCAATGTAAATATTGTAAACAAGTGTTTGATACATCAATTGTATTGGAGAGACATGAATTAAGTCATCTGGAGAAACAGTTCTTACCGTGCCCTGAGTGTCCATTCAGAACACTAGATAAAGTTTCTTTAAACAAGCACATTTCAAAACATGTGAAAGCAAAGCTGTTCTCTTGTCCTTACTGCCCAGCTCATCACTGCCTTGAAAAGCAACATGTTACACACCAGAGACGAACACATCCCAACAAGAAGGTCGTTATTAACACATCTTCAGTTCCAACCTTAAAGTCGCGTGATAAAGTTCAAAAGGGCAAGTCAGTTCAAGAATGTTCGGCAGCATCGCCacctttctcaaagaaaatgtgcAAATCCTTACGCTCGGACTCCTCGCTGTTGCCAGCACGAGAAAGTAATATAAGCAACAGAGGTGGTCCTTCACTCTCACCAACGGCAAAAGTTCTCAATAGTCCAAAATCTAGTGCTTCCTCATCACCATCATCCAAAGTTCACGAATTAATAAAACTGTCAGCATCACCGCCTCCAGAGTTGCCAAGCCGTGCCAAGTCCGTCTCTTCTTTATCGCCACCAGCTAAAGTTCGAAGAATCAGTAGAAATAGTACATCTCCTGTATTGCCATCAAGAAAGCTAAAAAGGCGTAGATCTAGTTCTTCGTCTTCAGTTAAGGCTAAATCTGGTAAGGCAGTTATGTTGTCATCTCCGACGCCAGAGGTGCCAAGTGATAATAGATGTAGTTCATCTTCCTCACAGTCGTCAGGAGTCGGGATAAGATTGAGCATGTCGCCCTCGTCGCTACAAGATTTCTCTAGAAGTTCAAGCTCGAGCTCTTCGATCAGAAGCCCTGGAGGCAGTCCTTCAAATTCACCGCCATCTAAATATCGGCGAACGACAAGATCTAGCACTAAGGCAGAATCATTAAGAAGACAGTCTAGAGAGAAATGA